A genome region from Cystobacter fuscus DSM 2262 includes the following:
- a CDS encoding DUF1348 family protein yields MSESRPSLPPVTYETAVEKVRNAEDAWNTRDPQRVALAYTQDSRWRNRSEFIQGHPEIIGLLTRRWQKEFDYRLIKELWALHENRIAVRFLYECHDATGHWFRSHGNEQWEFDEHGFMRRREASINDVAISASDRKFHWPFGPRPSNHSGLSEIGL; encoded by the coding sequence ATGTCCGAGTCCCGACCGTCCCTGCCTCCCGTCACCTACGAGACCGCAGTCGAGAAGGTCCGCAATGCCGAGGATGCGTGGAACACCCGCGATCCACAGCGCGTGGCGCTGGCCTATACTCAGGACAGCCGTTGGCGCAACCGCTCCGAGTTCATCCAGGGACATCCCGAGATCATCGGACTGCTGACCCGCAGGTGGCAGAAGGAGTTCGACTACCGGCTCATCAAGGAACTTTGGGCGTTGCACGAGAACCGCATCGCGGTGCGCTTCCTGTACGAATGTCACGATGCCACGGGCCACTGGTTCCGCTCTCACGGGAACGAGCAATGGGAGTTCGATGAGCACGGCTTCATGCGCCGGCGCGAGGCGAGCATTAACGACGTGGCCATCTCCGCCTCGGACCGCAAGTTCCACTGGCCCTTTGGACCGCGACCCTCGAATCACTCAGGACTGAGCGAGATCGGTCTCTGA
- a CDS encoding Kelch repeat-containing protein, giving the protein MPMRTIYLLLSLATTLLASCSPSSSETGSVQFAVSMRQELATNISRVSVTSSSADIPSVSVDLALTNGVWGGTIGNIPAGSNRSFHAQAFNTLGALLFEGYASGITITSGQRTLVAITLQQVNPPPPFQNEAPLIGSLVASSTTVAPGGSISLVATAYDPNPDNTLTYAWNATAGTFSAPTALSTSWTAPATTGIQTLTFTVTDSGGMASNLSLAVNVTQSGGQGDAQINISFNSVPTVSVMSATPTQLAPGRTTALSVSASDPDGDGLSYAWSATCAGSWVNTSSSSAEFTPSELPAGVCNNCQLTVTVSDGRGGQTSGTVSLCISNTPPINHFAPVIVRSYSSSDTATPGQVLTYEVTASDPENSALTFSWSTNTGSLGPPANTASNSRITWTALSCVSAGVSPTITATVTNAFNLTTTKSFSVAGMPTCPSGTWSITGSMANRRYRHTATLLLNGKVLVESEGTDSAPMAEIYDPASGTWSATGSMATPRNDLHTATLLPDGKVLVAGGRIGSGRIAEVYDPALGTWSLTGPMISHRRYHSATLLPNGKVLVVGGAGGREDSDWAWGISTAEVYDPASGTWSATSSMISPRYSHTATLLPNGKVLIIGGITPAPERSVATAEVYDPASDTWTATSSMISPRSFFSATLLPNGKVLVVGAGSGWITTAEVYDPILGTWSATSPMSTTRFAHTATLLPNGKVLVAGGDGVGGELAKAEIYDPASDTWIPAGSMAYPRDEHTATLLPNGKVLITGGWGPDGTIRTAELYTP; this is encoded by the coding sequence ATGCCGATGCGTACCATCTACCTGTTACTTTCGCTGGCTACGACGCTACTCGCGAGTTGCTCTCCGTCTTCCTCTGAAACCGGCTCGGTCCAGTTTGCCGTGTCCATGCGTCAGGAACTTGCCACCAACATTTCTCGCGTTTCTGTCACATCTAGCTCTGCGGACATCCCTTCCGTTTCCGTAGACCTCGCTCTCACCAACGGTGTGTGGGGCGGCACCATCGGCAACATCCCCGCTGGCTCCAACCGCTCCTTCCATGCTCAAGCATTCAACACCCTGGGCGCCCTTCTCTTTGAAGGCTATGCCTCCGGCATTACCATCACCTCAGGACAGCGTACCCTCGTCGCCATCACCCTCCAGCAGGTCAACCCACCTCCTCCATTCCAAAACGAGGCGCCCCTGATCGGCTCACTGGTGGCATCTTCCACTACTGTGGCCCCAGGCGGTTCTATCTCCCTGGTGGCCACCGCCTATGATCCCAACCCAGACAATACCCTCACCTATGCGTGGAACGCTACGGCCGGTACTTTCTCCGCGCCCACCGCCTTGTCCACCTCATGGACAGCGCCTGCCACCACAGGAATTCAAACGCTCACGTTCACCGTGACGGACTCAGGAGGTATGGCTTCCAACCTCTCCCTGGCCGTCAACGTCACCCAGAGCGGAGGACAAGGAGATGCGCAGATCAACATCTCCTTCAACAGCGTCCCCACCGTGTCAGTCATGAGTGCCACGCCCACACAACTCGCCCCAGGTAGGACGACAGCCCTTTCCGTTTCAGCCTCCGATCCAGACGGTGATGGCCTCTCCTACGCCTGGAGCGCCACCTGCGCTGGCTCCTGGGTAAATACCTCTTCTAGCTCGGCAGAGTTCACTCCCTCGGAATTGCCCGCTGGAGTCTGCAACAACTGCCAGTTGACTGTCACTGTTTCGGATGGGCGCGGGGGGCAGACCTCCGGCACCGTTTCTTTGTGCATCAGTAACACGCCCCCCATCAACCATTTCGCTCCCGTTATCGTTCGATCATACAGCTCATCGGATACGGCTACTCCTGGCCAAGTACTTACCTATGAGGTGACGGCCAGTGACCCGGAGAACTCCGCGCTCACTTTCTCTTGGTCCACCAATACGGGTTCGCTGGGCCCACCAGCCAATACCGCCTCCAACAGTCGCATCACTTGGACAGCCCTCTCCTGTGTCAGCGCAGGAGTATCCCCTACCATCACCGCCACTGTCACCAACGCCTTCAACCTCACAACAACTAAAAGCTTTTCAGTCGCGGGGATGCCGACCTGTCCCTCAGGTACCTGGAGCATCACGGGCTCCATGGCAAATCGCCGTTATCGTCACACGGCAACACTGCTTCTCAACGGCAAGGTACTCGTTGAGTCAGAGGGAACAGACAGTGCCCCCATGGCGGAGATTTATGACCCAGCATCGGGAACCTGGAGTGCGACTGGTTCGATGGCAACACCTCGCAATGACCTCCATACAGCGACGTTGCTGCCTGATGGCAAAGTACTCGTCGCAGGAGGTCGGATTGGGAGCGGCCGCATCGCAGAAGTCTACGATCCGGCTTTGGGTACTTGGAGCCTCACTGGCCCAATGATTTCTCATCGTCGGTACCATTCAGCGACGCTGCTTCCCAATGGCAAGGTGCTTGTTGTGGGAGGCGCGGGGGGAAGGGAGGACTCAGATTGGGCGTGGGGTATCTCTACAGCAGAGGTGTATGACCCAGCATCGGGCACTTGGAGTGCTACAAGCTCGATGATCTCGCCGCGCTACAGTCACACAGCAACGCTGTTGCCTAACGGTAAGGTGCTCATCATAGGCGGGATCACCCCCGCTCCTGAACGTTCCGTCGCGACGGCGGAGGTGTATGACCCGGCCTCCGATACTTGGACTGCTACAAGCTCGATGATCTCACCGCGCAGTTTCTTCTCGGCGACGCTGCTGCCCAATGGCAAGGTGCTTGTCGTGGGGGCGGGCAGTGGATGGATCACTACGGCGGAGGTGTACGACCCAATTTTGGGCACCTGGAGTGCTACTAGCCCAATGAGCACAACACGCTTCGCTCACACGGCAACGCTGTTGCCCAACGGAAAAGTGCTCGTCGCGGGAGGAGACGGCGTTGGCGGCGAACTCGCGAAGGCAGAAATATACGATCCGGCCTCGGACACATGGATCCCTGCCGGTTCCATGGCCTACCCCCGTGACGAGCACACAGCGACACTACTGCCCAACGGCAAAGTGCTCATCACTGGTGGATGGGGTCCTGACGGCACTATCAGGACGGCGGAGCTGTACACGCCCTGA
- the qatD gene encoding Qat anti-phage system TatD family nuclease QatD — translation MLMINGLVDFHCHLDLYPDHVAAVAECEREGIFALTVTTTPKAWPRNQTLVSGTRRVRAALGLHPQLVAERASEIALWEEYLPQARYVGEVGLDAGPRFYKSLDLQKQVFERVLRACARQGGKVLTVHSSRAATAVLDMVEAHLPPPSGRVVLHWFTGSQAEARRALDLGCYFSVNTEMLRNERHRALVALLPLQRLLTETDGPFTKHEGRPVHPRDTVSTVQTLAQLRGMSVDEVSAAIRSNLRTLVSGEDGGNGA, via the coding sequence ATGCTCATGATTAACGGACTCGTTGACTTTCACTGTCATCTCGACCTCTACCCGGATCATGTTGCGGCGGTTGCGGAGTGCGAGCGTGAGGGCATTTTCGCATTGACCGTGACTACCACACCAAAGGCATGGCCGCGCAACCAGACGCTGGTCTCTGGCACACGTCGCGTGCGTGCCGCGCTTGGGCTCCATCCTCAGTTGGTGGCAGAGCGCGCAAGCGAGATTGCATTGTGGGAGGAGTACTTGCCGCAAGCACGGTATGTCGGAGAGGTCGGCCTCGACGCGGGGCCGCGCTTCTACAAATCCCTGGATCTGCAAAAGCAAGTGTTTGAACGGGTGTTGAGAGCCTGCGCCCGTCAAGGGGGAAAGGTCCTTACTGTACACAGTTCACGTGCCGCGACAGCAGTGCTGGATATGGTAGAGGCGCACTTACCGCCACCGTCTGGACGTGTGGTGCTGCATTGGTTCACAGGCAGCCAAGCAGAGGCCCGTCGCGCACTCGACCTGGGTTGCTACTTCTCAGTAAACACCGAAATGCTCCGCAACGAGCGTCACCGAGCCTTGGTCGCTTTGCTTCCACTTCAGCGGCTACTAACTGAGACTGACGGGCCATTCACGAAGCATGAGGGACGCCCTGTGCATCCGCGCGACACTGTGTCTACCGTCCAGACTCTGGCCCAACTGCGGGGCATGAGCGTTGACGAGGTCAGTGCGGCGATTCGAAGCAATCTTCGTACACTCGTGTCCGGTGAAGATGGGGGCAACGGAGCGTGA
- a CDS encoding DUF4184 family protein: MPVTLPAHAAAVLPFFRFVPSGWVRTALVVGACAPDFSYIYVPEGWGRVAHTVPGLLQYCLPMGLAVLAWLEVFVLPALRWALPEVAGVQWGRFVRPERPPRTMLAWAAVPGALLVGAATHLLWDGFTHRDMWPANALYLGIYVPVGSRELSLARVFQHLSSVVGSLGVLGYMARRYRHLEPVPGGSWAAFLRLLLPTLAGACAGLAWRLSRYESMGALEAQVWWAFWPTVTGTLVGFSLGCALVRWRQRNSS, from the coding sequence ATGCCCGTGACCCTGCCCGCGCACGCCGCCGCGGTCCTGCCGTTCTTCCGTTTCGTTCCCAGCGGCTGGGTGCGCACCGCGCTCGTCGTCGGCGCCTGCGCTCCGGACTTCTCCTATATCTACGTGCCCGAGGGGTGGGGACGGGTGGCGCACACCGTTCCGGGCCTCTTGCAGTACTGCCTCCCCATGGGGCTCGCGGTGCTGGCGTGGCTGGAGGTGTTCGTCCTGCCCGCGCTCAGGTGGGCCCTGCCCGAGGTGGCGGGCGTGCAGTGGGGCCGCTTCGTGCGGCCCGAGCGCCCTCCGCGCACCATGCTCGCGTGGGCCGCGGTGCCCGGGGCCCTGCTGGTGGGCGCCGCCACGCACCTGCTCTGGGACGGTTTCACCCATCGCGACATGTGGCCCGCGAACGCGCTCTACCTGGGCATCTACGTCCCCGTGGGGAGCCGGGAGCTGTCGCTCGCCCGCGTCTTCCAGCACCTCTCGTCCGTGGTCGGCTCGCTCGGGGTTCTCGGGTACATGGCGAGGCGCTACCGGCACCTGGAGCCCGTGCCGGGAGGCTCGTGGGCGGCCTTCCTCCGGCTGCTGCTGCCCACGCTCGCCGGAGCCTGCGCGGGGCTCGCGTGGAGGCTGTCGCGCTACGAGTCCATGGGGGCGCTCGAGGCGCAAGTCTGGTGGGCGTTCTGGCCCACGGTGACGGGCACGCTCGTGGGGTTCTCGCTCGGGTGCGCGCTCGTGCGGTGGAGGCAGCGAAACTCTTCCTGA